The following proteins are co-located in the Deinococcus metallilatus genome:
- a CDS encoding family 1 glycosylhydrolase produces MENLELWVGVEPTVSRVGDETLDQLALSGFDRRPEDLDRLAELGAAAMRFPLLWERTAPEGLDRADWSWADARLARLTQHGVKPILGLVHHGGGPRHTHLLDPSFVDGLKAYARAVAERYPHVSAYTPVNEPLTTARFSALYGHWYPHARDEKSFWKALMHQLRATVLAMEEIRRVNPEAALIQTEDLGHSSSTPRLKGQADFENERRWLSLDLLLGRVDEAHSMWDHLRWAGASEQEVLWFAEHPCPPDVLGLNVYVTSERFLDERLHHYPPHTHGSNGREQYADVEAVRVRGEGIGGVGARLREAHARYGRPLAITEVHLGCTREEQLRWLHAAWQDAEQVRQEGADVRAVTAWAALGAFEWNSLLTRRSGHYESGLWDVRAPEPRPTALARLARELGTGQPPSHPVLTGPGWWRREDRLIFPAFGPVRGAGRAGRPLLITGATGTLGRALARACEQRGLPYHLLSRQDLDIADPRSAAAALGTYRPWAVVNAAGYVRVDDAEQDPRNDRENATGPRVLAHACADQGVRLLTFSSDLVFDGRKGTPYVESDRPSPLGAYGRSKQAAEEHVLEALPEALVIRTSAFFGPWDPHNFAAWVRRELRAGQPVRAACDQVVSPTSVPDLTHAALDLLIDGEGGLWHLANAGAVSWAEFARLVAGMTGLDAELVEAVPTSALGLSAARPPFSALTSERGWLMPDLEDALHRWHAHTEDEEQERLAAD; encoded by the coding sequence ATGGAGAATCTGGAATTGTGGGTGGGCGTCGAGCCGACGGTCAGCCGCGTGGGGGATGAAACCCTTGACCAACTGGCCTTGAGTGGTTTCGACCGCCGACCGGAGGACCTGGATCGCCTGGCCGAGCTGGGCGCGGCAGCGATGCGCTTTCCGCTGCTGTGGGAACGCACCGCGCCGGAGGGGCTGGACCGGGCCGACTGGAGCTGGGCCGACGCCCGCCTGGCCCGCCTCACCCAGCATGGGGTGAAGCCTATCCTGGGGCTGGTGCATCACGGGGGCGGCCCACGGCATACCCATCTGCTTGACCCCAGCTTCGTGGACGGCCTCAAGGCGTATGCCCGAGCGGTCGCGGAGCGTTACCCGCACGTCAGCGCCTACACGCCGGTCAACGAGCCGCTCACCACCGCCCGCTTCTCGGCGCTGTACGGGCACTGGTATCCCCACGCGCGGGACGAGAAGAGCTTCTGGAAGGCGCTGATGCACCAGCTCCGCGCGACCGTGCTGGCGATGGAGGAAATCCGCCGGGTGAACCCGGAGGCGGCGCTGATCCAGACCGAGGACCTGGGGCACAGCTCCAGCACGCCCCGCCTGAAGGGACAGGCCGACTTCGAGAACGAGCGGCGCTGGCTGAGTCTGGACCTGCTGCTGGGCCGGGTGGACGAGGCGCATTCCATGTGGGATCACCTGCGCTGGGCCGGGGCCAGCGAGCAGGAGGTGCTGTGGTTTGCCGAGCATCCCTGCCCGCCGGATGTGCTGGGCCTGAACGTGTACGTGACCAGCGAGCGGTTCCTCGACGAGCGGCTGCATCATTACCCGCCCCACACCCACGGCAGCAACGGACGCGAACAGTACGCGGACGTGGAGGCGGTGCGGGTGCGGGGCGAGGGCATCGGCGGGGTGGGCGCGCGGTTGCGCGAAGCCCACGCCCGCTACGGGCGGCCGCTCGCCATCACCGAGGTGCACCTGGGCTGCACGCGCGAGGAGCAGCTCCGCTGGCTGCACGCGGCCTGGCAGGACGCGGAGCAGGTGCGGCAGGAAGGCGCCGACGTGCGGGCCGTGACCGCCTGGGCCGCGCTGGGCGCCTTCGAGTGGAACAGCCTGCTGACCCGCCGCAGCGGCCATTACGAGAGCGGCCTGTGGGACGTGCGGGCGCCCGAGCCGCGCCCCACCGCGCTGGCGCGGCTCGCCCGCGAACTGGGGACCGGCCAGCCCCCCAGCCACCCGGTTCTCACCGGGCCGGGCTGGTGGCGGCGCGAGGATCGCCTGATCTTTCCCGCCTTTGGGCCGGTGCGGGGCGCGGGCCGGGCCGGGCGCCCGCTGCTGATCACCGGCGCGACCGGCACGCTGGGCCGCGCCCTGGCCCGCGCCTGTGAGCAGCGGGGCCTGCCCTACCACCTCCTCTCCCGCCAGGACCTCGATATCGCCGATCCCCGCTCGGCGGCGGCGGCGCTGGGGACCTACCGCCCCTGGGCCGTCGTGAACGCGGCGGGCTACGTGCGCGTGGACGACGCCGAGCAGGACCCCCGCAACGACCGCGAGAACGCCACCGGGCCGCGTGTGCTGGCCCACGCCTGCGCCGATCAGGGCGTGCGGCTGCTGACCTTCTCGTCCGATCTGGTGTTCGACGGGCGCAAGGGCACGCCCTATGTCGAATCGGACCGCCCCAGCCCCCTGGGCGCCTACGGGCGCAGCAAACAGGCGGCCGAGGAGCACGTTCTGGAGGCGTTGCCGGAGGCCCTGGTCATCCGGACCAGCGCCTTTTTCGGGCCCTGGGACCCCCACAACTTCGCGGCGTGGGTGCGGCGGGAGCTGCGGGCCGGGCAACCGGTGCGGGCGGCCTGTGACCAGGTGGTGTCGCCCACCTCCGTCCCCGACCTCACGCACGCCGCGCTGGACCTGCTGATTGACGGGGAAGGCGGCCTGTGGCACCTGGCAAACGCCGGGGCCGTGAGCTGGGCGGAGTTCGCGCGCCTGGTGGCCGGGATGACGGGTCTGGACGCCGAGCTGGTGGAGGCGGTGCCCACCTCCGCGCTGGGCCTGAGCGCCGCGCGGCCCCCCTTCAGCGCCCTCACGAGTGAACGCGGCTGGCTCATGCCGGATCTGGAAGACGCCCTGCACCGCTGGCACGCCCACACCGAGGACGAGGAGCAGGAACGGCTGGCCGCCGACTGA
- a CDS encoding diacylglycerol/lipid kinase family protein, which produces MTLDAQPAPPLSGAAVTDATLIFNSNAGGSGRASPDRLVEALYQQGYRPVYRATDDEADLAAALQEARGTVFVAGGDGTVRAVALRLAGRPGLRLGILPMGTANNVGRTLGVAGDPLDVIASYAGAGTVPLDLGRVWAPWGEDLFLEACGCGAFAEVLAEYDPEGGKSPLRAVGALTSTLGKFDPLPLALTLDGQPQPEVPYALVEVMNTRATGPRLKLATTADPTDGQLNVIRVDAGGREGLLAYLAALARDSFEELSSVENVPVRRIEIPYVGQAFHVDGEVRPAQPGVRGVVRVEVWPGALSVLVPRQQEG; this is translated from the coding sequence ATGACCCTCGACGCCCAGCCCGCTCCCCCGCTGTCCGGCGCAGCCGTGACCGACGCCACCCTGATCTTCAACAGCAACGCGGGCGGCAGCGGGCGCGCCAGCCCCGACCGGCTGGTGGAGGCGCTGTATCAGCAGGGCTACCGGCCGGTGTACCGCGCCACCGATGACGAGGCGGACCTCGCGGCGGCGCTGCAAGAGGCGCGGGGCACGGTCTTCGTGGCGGGCGGGGACGGCACGGTGCGGGCGGTGGCCCTGCGCCTCGCGGGGCGGCCAGGCCTGCGCCTGGGCATCCTCCCGATGGGGACCGCGAACAACGTCGGGCGGACGCTGGGGGTCGCGGGGGACCCGCTGGACGTGATCGCCAGCTACGCGGGGGCCGGGACCGTGCCCCTCGACCTGGGCCGCGTCTGGGCCCCCTGGGGCGAGGACCTCTTTCTGGAGGCTTGCGGCTGCGGCGCCTTCGCGGAGGTGCTGGCCGAGTACGACCCGGAAGGGGGCAAGAGTCCGCTGCGGGCGGTGGGCGCGTTGACCTCCACACTGGGCAAGTTCGACCCCCTCCCGCTGGCCCTCACCCTGGACGGGCAGCCGCAGCCGGAAGTGCCCTACGCGCTGGTGGAGGTGATGAACACCCGGGCGACCGGCCCCCGGCTGAAGCTTGCCACGACCGCCGACCCCACCGACGGCCAGCTCAACGTGATCCGGGTGGACGCGGGGGGCCGCGAGGGGCTGCTCGCCTACCTGGCGGCCCTGGCGCGGGACAGCTTCGAGGAACTGTCCAGCGTGGAGAATGTTCCCGTTCGCCGCATCGAGATTCCCTACGTGGGACAGGCCTTCCACGTGGACGGCGAGGTGCGGCCCGCGCAGCCCGGTGTCCGTGGCGTGGTCCGGGTGGAGGTCTGGCCGGGCGCCCTGTCCGTGCTGGTCCCGCGCCAGCAGGAGGGATGA
- a CDS encoding PHP-associated domain-containing protein: MKVTALPNNLVFRDGVQVMRIDLHTHTEVSHDCQTRLRDIPAWLLRTNTRVIAVTDHDQQRGGPELARLVADLGLDDRLSIIPGEEVTTSEGELIGLFLRERIPPGLTPEDTAREIKAQGGLVMLQHGFDPLKRYRLRPEATLRIADQIDIVETFNSRLSRHHWNRVAAEWARERNLPVCAGSDAHTLQDIGEAWVETPFRLIRTPEQLIAALREGVVGGHWTHPVYAYGLKQWRNLNGWFRREG; encoded by the coding sequence ATGAAGGTGACCGCACTCCCCAACAACCTCGTGTTCCGGGACGGCGTCCAGGTGATGCGGATAGACCTGCACACCCACACCGAGGTCAGCCACGACTGCCAGACCCGCCTGCGCGACATTCCCGCCTGGCTGCTCCGCACCAATACGCGCGTCATCGCCGTCACCGACCACGACCAGCAGCGCGGCGGCCCCGAACTCGCGCGCCTCGTGGCCGACCTGGGACTGGACGACCGCCTCAGCATCATCCCCGGCGAGGAGGTCACCACCTCGGAGGGCGAACTGATCGGCCTCTTTCTCAGGGAACGCATCCCGCCGGGGCTCACGCCCGAGGACACCGCCCGCGAGATCAAGGCGCAGGGCGGCCTGGTGATGCTCCAGCACGGCTTCGACCCCCTCAAGCGTTACCGCCTGCGGCCCGAGGCGACCCTGCGCATCGCGGACCAGATCGACATCGTCGAAACCTTCAACTCGCGGCTGTCGCGCCACCACTGGAACCGCGTGGCCGCCGAATGGGCGCGGGAACGGAACCTGCCCGTCTGCGCCGGGAGCGACGCCCACACCCTTCAGGACATTGGCGAGGCGTGGGTGGAAACCCCCTTCCGGCTAATTCGGACGCCCGAGCAGTTGATCGCCGCGCTGCGGGAAGGCGTGGTCGGCGGGCACTGGACCCATCCGGTGTACGCCTACGGCCTCAAGCAGTGGCGGAATCTGAACGGGTGGTTCCGGCGGGAGGGCTGA
- the yqeK gene encoding bis(5'-nucleosyl)-tetraphosphatase (symmetrical) YqeK: MLPDLLSRFPPTGNLVYDVDTLLAAHGRERIREHIPRVAREARRLAGRFGVNPDRAEAAALLHDLGGIFEWGGMADLCLSLGLSVEPEERQVPMLLHAKLSEVLARELYGVKDAGVLQAVRFHTTLHSAPTPLDEVVFLADKLEWDQGGVPPYHADLTRALDGGLQAAARWMLAWMATPEARLLIPHPDLKAAWAHYGVPAP; this comes from the coding sequence GTGTTGCCTGACCTGCTCTCCCGCTTTCCGCCGACCGGGAACCTCGTGTATGACGTGGACACGCTGCTGGCCGCCCACGGGCGGGAACGTATCCGGGAGCATATCCCGCGTGTCGCGCGTGAGGCCCGCAGGCTGGCCGGGCGTTTCGGTGTGAACCCCGACCGGGCGGAGGCCGCCGCCCTGCTGCACGATCTCGGTGGCATCTTTGAGTGGGGCGGGATGGCGGACCTCTGCCTGAGTCTCGGCCTGTCCGTGGAACCGGAAGAACGGCAGGTGCCGATGCTGCTGCACGCCAAACTCAGCGAGGTGCTGGCCCGCGAACTGTACGGCGTCAAGGATGCGGGCGTCTTGCAGGCCGTTCGCTTTCACACGACGTTGCACAGTGCCCCTACCCCGCTGGATGAGGTGGTCTTTCTGGCCGACAAGCTGGAATGGGATCAGGGTGGCGTGCCGCCCTATCACGCGGACCTGACGCGGGCACTGGACGGAGGATTGCAGGCCGCTGCACGCTGGATGCTGGCCTGGATGGCGACCCCGGAAGCCCGGCTGCTGATTCCCCACCCGGACCTGAAGGCGGCGTGGGCGCATTACGGCGTGCCCGCCCCGTGA
- the zapE gene encoding cell division protein ZapE, which translates to MIDLLSRNPGLTPDELTAGLAPSARFQDVRFENYRPNPDFPSQEEARASLQAFLKGAQVRPGGFRLFRRSKPEGHGLYLDGGFGVGKTHLLASAYHAAEGKRALMSFQDLMFVIGALGMTRAVEAFRGHDLLLIDEFELDDPGNTHMANTFLGQLMPGGTSVIATSNTEPGALGQGRFNASDFQRQIQGIADRFETRRVDGPDYRQRGNMPAQPLTGEEFQAWRARQPEARLAVVTHRDLGRLLLDVHPSRFARLLAGVEALGITDLAPMPDQNVALRFVHFIDKLYDLGLHAAFTGAPLGRLFDESYRHGAYAKKYSRCLSRLSELLREARAEL; encoded by the coding sequence ATGATTGACCTCCTTTCCCGCAACCCTGGCCTCACCCCCGATGAACTGACGGCGGGCCTCGCGCCCAGCGCCCGCTTTCAGGATGTGCGGTTCGAGAATTACCGCCCGAACCCCGACTTTCCCAGCCAGGAGGAGGCGCGCGCCAGCCTGCAAGCCTTCCTGAAGGGTGCCCAGGTGCGGCCCGGCGGCTTCCGCCTGTTCCGCCGCAGCAAGCCCGAGGGGCACGGGCTGTACCTCGACGGCGGCTTCGGTGTGGGCAAGACGCACCTGCTCGCCAGCGCGTACCACGCGGCAGAGGGCAAACGCGCGCTGATGAGCTTCCAGGACCTGATGTTCGTCATCGGTGCGCTGGGGATGACCCGCGCGGTCGAAGCCTTCCGGGGCCACGACCTGCTGCTGATCGACGAATTCGAGCTGGACGACCCCGGCAACACCCACATGGCAAACACCTTCCTGGGGCAACTGATGCCGGGCGGGACCAGCGTGATCGCCACCAGCAACACCGAACCTGGCGCGCTGGGGCAGGGGCGCTTCAACGCCTCGGACTTCCAGCGGCAGATTCAGGGCATCGCCGACCGCTTCGAGACGCGCCGGGTGGACGGCCCCGACTACCGCCAGCGTGGCAACATGCCCGCCCAGCCCCTCACCGGGGAAGAGTTCCAGGCGTGGCGGGCGCGGCAGCCGGAGGCGAGGTTGGCGGTCGTCACCCACCGCGACCTGGGCCGCCTCCTGCTGGACGTGCATCCCAGCCGCTTCGCCCGGCTGCTGGCGGGGGTGGAGGCCCTCGGCATCACCGACCTCGCGCCGATGCCCGACCAGAACGTCGCCCTGCGTTTCGTGCATTTCATCGACAAGCTGTATGACCTGGGCCTGCACGCGGCCTTCACGGGTGCGCCGCTGGGACGCCTCTTCGACGAGAGTTACCGTCACGGGGCCTACGCCAAGAAGTACAGCCGTTGCCTCAGCCGCCTCTCCGAATTGCTGCGTGAGGCGCGGGCCGAACTGTAA
- a CDS encoding S4 domain-containing protein: MKQKLPTLVAQARGGRVVRTPFLDGDDLDRRLLQDDEVRSMLAGGFPDARRVVLTLYPAHIPEVDSGVTVLRVTPQAGGPPWDVQDFMVQLRRLNLPEDQLGDVREERGGSFLIAATGKAAPTLAALTELGGREVEVEEVGETAGRGSKIREVVVPSMRVDVVGAKGFGVSRAYFQQGIDGGKVRLNGQPARASSEIREGDSLSAEGIGRIDFKRVVNETRRGNFKVELEVHR, encoded by the coding sequence ATGAAGCAGAAGCTCCCCACGCTGGTGGCGCAGGCGCGCGGTGGGCGCGTGGTCCGGACGCCTTTCCTCGATGGCGACGACCTCGACCGCCGCCTGCTGCAAGACGACGAGGTGCGCTCCATGCTGGCGGGCGGTTTTCCCGACGCCCGGCGGGTGGTGCTGACCCTGTACCCCGCCCACATCCCCGAGGTGGACAGCGGCGTGACCGTCCTGCGCGTGACCCCTCAGGCGGGCGGCCCCCCCTGGGACGTGCAGGATTTCATGGTGCAGCTCCGCCGCCTGAACCTCCCCGAAGACCAGCTCGGCGACGTGCGCGAGGAGCGCGGCGGTTCCTTCCTGATCGCCGCGACCGGCAAGGCCGCGCCAACTCTCGCGGCCCTGACCGAACTGGGGGGCCGCGAGGTCGAGGTGGAGGAGGTCGGTGAGACGGCCGGTCGCGGCAGCAAGATCCGCGAGGTCGTGGTGCCCTCGATGCGGGTGGACGTGGTCGGCGCGAAGGGCTTCGGCGTCAGCCGCGCCTACTTTCAGCAGGGTATCGACGGCGGCAAGGTGCGCCTCAACGGCCAGCCCGCCCGCGCCAGCAGTGAAATCCGCGAGGGCGACAGCCTCAGCGCCGAGGGGATCGGCCGGATCGACTTCAAGCGCGTGGTGAACGAGACGCGGCGCGGGAATTTCAAGGTGGAACTGGAAGTGCACCGTTGA
- a CDS encoding DUF3197 domain-containing protein, producing MHIAEPFGVPGAPLETLHAVLARLEDTGAADGRLILITDRQGERLQARYAALLTFGGEAEAIITAAAFGPAYGPAGAQALADLTRWTQARGWPVRETVLSASDFVRVLAEPDVDEVERLIAASNPSDPAIYTTLPKPPREEDEWA from the coding sequence ATGCACATCGCTGAGCCGTTCGGAGTCCCGGGAGCACCGCTGGAAACGCTCCACGCCGTCCTCGCGCGTCTGGAGGACACAGGCGCGGCGGACGGACGGCTGATCCTGATCACCGACCGGCAGGGCGAGCGGCTTCAGGCGCGGTACGCGGCCCTGCTGACGTTCGGCGGGGAGGCAGAGGCGATCATCACGGCGGCGGCCTTCGGCCCGGCGTATGGCCCGGCAGGCGCGCAGGCGCTCGCGGACCTGACCCGCTGGACACAGGCACGCGGCTGGCCGGTGCGCGAGACGGTGCTGAGCGCGTCCGACTTCGTGCGCGTGCTGGCCGAGCCGGACGTGGACGAGGTCGAACGGCTGATCGCGGCGAGCAACCCCAGCGATCCGGCGATCTACACGACGCTCCCGAAGCCGCCCCGCGAAGAGGACGAGTGGGCGTGA
- the rlmB gene encoding 23S rRNA (guanosine(2251)-2'-O)-methyltransferase RlmB, giving the protein MLLYGRNPVLEALRDGRVTEVLVARGVEEAFVRDLKAFDVRVKFAPRIELDQIAGTTQHQGVIAEVEDLAWAAVDDILDRAEARGEDLLIVLLDGITDPRNFGAIIRSAEVLGAHGVVVEERRSAPLSPVVAKTAAGATSYLPVAQTKNLPRLIDQLKEEGVWVYGAAGEAAQDLGRTDLSGKVALVIGAEGEGLRRLVREKCDALVRIPTRGQVQSLNASVAAGILLYEAARARGSK; this is encoded by the coding sequence ATGTTGCTGTACGGACGGAATCCGGTGCTGGAAGCCCTCAGGGACGGGCGCGTGACGGAGGTGCTGGTCGCGCGCGGCGTCGAGGAGGCGTTCGTGCGCGACCTGAAAGCATTTGACGTGCGGGTGAAATTCGCCCCGCGCATCGAACTCGATCAGATCGCGGGGACCACGCAGCATCAGGGCGTGATCGCGGAAGTGGAAGACCTCGCCTGGGCGGCTGTGGACGACATTCTCGACCGGGCCGAGGCACGCGGGGAGGACCTGCTGATCGTGCTGCTCGACGGCATCACCGACCCCCGCAACTTCGGCGCGATCATCCGCTCGGCCGAGGTGCTGGGCGCGCACGGCGTCGTGGTGGAGGAACGCCGCAGCGCGCCCCTCTCCCCGGTGGTCGCCAAGACGGCCGCGGGCGCGACGAGTTATCTGCCGGTCGCGCAGACGAAGAACCTCCCGCGCCTGATCGACCAGCTCAAGGAAGAGGGGGTGTGGGTCTACGGCGCGGCGGGCGAGGCCGCGCAGGACCTGGGCCGCACCGACCTCAGCGGCAAGGTCGCCCTGGTGATCGGCGCCGAGGGCGAGGGCCTGCGCCGCCTGGTGCGCGAGAAATGCGACGCCCTGGTCCGCATCCCCACGCGCGGCCAGGTGCAGAGCCTCAACGCCTCGGTCGCGGCGGGCATCCTGTTGTACGAGGCGGCGCGGGCCAGGGGGAGCAAATGA
- a CDS encoding aldose 1-epimerase, giving the protein MTWQVERVANEHLTLEVLPQIGASVLNLRAASGRPVLRHVNLDDVKTSSQCASFTLLPYSNRIRDARFTFEGREVELRPTTKDGLAQHGDVRNRPWQVTRVSERHLSCNFDSRHFNDMNWPWAFTARVEYILHGPHLDTSVTLTNVDSSEMPAGMGLHPYFTRLQDGVDPCLSFGAALAYDTDERQLPTGGAHPVHPDEDYRAPSRIGARQLDRAYTAWDGLARLDWGKRTLTLTADPVYSHLVVFTAPDGSLALEPVTHATDAFNLAARGVSGTDMRTLTPGQSLAGTARITLEGGW; this is encoded by the coding sequence ATGACTTGGCAGGTCGAGCGCGTCGCCAACGAACACCTGACGCTGGAGGTGCTGCCACAGATCGGCGCGAGCGTGCTGAACCTGCGGGCGGCGTCGGGTCGCCCGGTGCTGCGGCACGTGAACTTGGATGACGTGAAGACCAGCAGCCAATGCGCCAGCTTCACGCTGCTGCCGTACTCCAATCGCATCCGGGACGCACGTTTCACCTTTGAGGGGCGCGAGGTGGAGCTGCGGCCCACCACCAAAGACGGCCTCGCCCAGCATGGCGACGTGCGGAACCGGCCCTGGCAGGTCACGCGGGTCAGCGAGCGGCACCTCAGCTGCAACTTCGACAGCCGCCACTTCAACGACATGAACTGGCCTTGGGCCTTCACCGCGCGGGTGGAGTACATCCTGCACGGCCCCCACCTCGACACCAGCGTGACGCTGACCAACGTGGACAGCAGCGAGATGCCCGCCGGGATGGGCCTGCACCCCTACTTCACCCGCCTTCAGGACGGCGTGGACCCCTGCCTCAGCTTCGGCGCGGCCCTCGCCTACGACACGGACGAACGGCAACTGCCGACCGGCGGCGCACACCCGGTCCACCCGGACGAGGACTACCGGGCGCCTTCCCGGATCGGCGCACGGCAGCTCGACCGTGCCTACACCGCCTGGGACGGACTGGCCCGGCTGGACTGGGGCAAGCGGACATTAACGCTCACCGCCGACCCCGTGTACTCGCATCTGGTGGTCTTCACCGCGCCGGACGGCAGCCTCGCGCTGGAACCCGTCACCCACGCGACCGACGCCTTCAACCTCGCCGCGCGGGGCGTGAGC